The genomic window TAGCCTGGATTAGTGCCTCCCACCAATCTGCACATGTGTGGCCCAGACAACCTTTTCCTTATTTGGTACTAATGTCAAAAAGGATGTGGAGTTTACTACTGGGTTTATGATGGatggagagggggaaagagaaggattAAAAAGGCAGCATGGTCTACTTATGAATTCAAGCCCTTCCTTCAGTCTTCTGGTTGTGGAACAAAGCAGttgaagttttttgttttgctatgtCACCTAAGTGAGGTTTTaattgtttggttggttttggggttttgtttgtttgttttatagtATTCATACCACTAAGTTAACtaattaaaagattaattttttctatGGTCTTaaatagtattaaaaattaagcatCAGGCAAGTACTGTCCTTTCCCATATGAATGTACATGTGCACAATCGCTTTGGAGACAGTTTACTTGTGCTCTCCTAGAACAGGTGAGATTCCCATTAAACTCTGATAAATATATTCAATAACCTTCAAGTTTCCCatcttctgcagaaaaaggGAGATAAAGGTCTCAGTTATTTTATGGTGGATTTAATGCAATAGCATCTATTGAATAGCTCTGGTGCTGGCACCCAGTAGCTATGCAGATTGACATCATCAACATTGCAAAGGTGAATGATTTTGGAAATACCTCTATAAACACCCTTTTGGTTGGGAGAGATGACAAACATTAAAAGGACAGCTTGTGGAACATGCAACTCAAATTCAtgtagttaaaaataaagagggagCCAAGAATGCACCTTTGTAGTACTTTGACTTTAAGGGCAACTCAGTTGGAAATTCTGCACAAATGGgaattaaacttttttctttcaagtaatCGCCTGCCTGTGAAAGTCCTTTGCCTTCTGCAGGTCCACAttcccacctgcagcagcagtcaAGGGTGGGAACCCCTGGTGTAGGGCATTTGCTTACCAATATGGCTTTCCTATCTATGCGGggtttttgtttctaaatgtgACAGTAGAGACCCgcttcaatatttttttcttgtcttattTCATTAATCCATATGTCCTTCCCTTTTATACCTAGGAGACAGATCATTGGAAGTCCTGCAGGAATGTAGTTTTCTGGAAGTGTAAACTATGGATGGTTATAACTGCAATATTTCTAGTAATTTTCCTCATCATTCTCATCAGCCTAATTCTTTATTCTAGTAAGTATCTCACTCTTGGTTACAGTAATACAAATGTACAATATATACAGTCTAATATAACACAAATGCAAGAGTAGCATCCTTTAAACTCCTTCATTAAACTGCTGAAGGGACTGGGATACTGAGTGCAGAGGCTGGTGTGTTGAGTAGTGGATGTGAATGGCTTCATCTCAGCATGCAGCAAGCAACTTGTATCCTGATCAGGTGGCAATTCCGGTTTGTAGCTAAGTGAGAAAATGTTGTGAGAtgtggggatgaggatggaaaTTATGTTTGTCATGTTGCAACAAGTGCCATGGATCACTTAGGTCCCCTCAAGTGGTGTCATTGTCAGTcaggctcccagagcagctgacTTTTCCTAATGGGGGTGGGTGTTTGACCTCCACGTGCTGTCACTTCTCTTCAGGTGACTTGCTGTAAGACTCCAAGCCCAGGGAGCTACTGGCTCACAGGATTGGCTAGGAATTTTGCTTTAATATATAGATGTAGGGGTTCATTAATATCTCGAGATGGAATCAAGAGAATAAGCCACAGGCTTGTTCCCAAggaatttctttatttatttagggGAGcaaataagggaacttggccAAAGTTCAAAAGGACACCACACAAGCTAGACAAAAATGTTCCACCACAATACTGACTCAGCATATATTATTAATCCACAACACTTAAGTCAAAATCCAGTAAACCAACAACGCTTATATCAAAATACAATCACTCCAGCTCCAAACCACCCTAAGCAtcaagaaaggagcagagaaagagaagtagaGGGatcaagaagagagaaggagacaGATCATATAGCTACCACTGCAGCCTTGTAGAAGACCAGCTCTCACAAGTCCAATGGCAGGGCTGCAACACGAGGCAAACACATGCCCTTGGTGTTATCTGCTCTGATCCTCATGGACAACCCCCCAGGCGGGGTCTCGGACCCACCAGCCACTCTGGGGGTTCCAGGTCAGGGGGAGGGGCAGTGTTCTCACTGTCCCTACCAATCTGAGTTGGGcgaggggctgcaggagctctggggtGTTATAGTTTTCCTGGGCTGTTTGTGACTGACAGTTCCTCCAGAGCTTTCCCCTGTGAGCTCCAGGGGCCTTCCATGAGGGACACGACACCACCCCACCTCCGTGAGGTTCAAGCCaccccctccacacacacacacactcccacaAGGTGGTTCTGACCCAATAATAACTGACCTGGTGTCTAACGCCTGCACTTTCTTTCTGTCACTCTCACCCAGTCCTTACCTAGGAAATTTGTGAGAAAGCTACAAGGAGCAAGCCAagatggtttttttcaatacttAGCTAACTGgaactttttccttctctttctgtctccttttatTATTAGATGTTTACACGGATGAGGATGACTATTGGGATCCTGATGCACTACTAAACAGTGGaaattttcacaatttttcGGGAACATTGGAGTTAATGTGTGGTCTCCCACACTTTTTCTCTGAGGACATTACTAAGAGGGTATGTCTTGATGTGGTTCTTGGCAAAGTTGATTCTGCTTACAACAtagtttcagtgtttttcctttcaagaaGTTTCTGTTTCTCCGTGCAGCAAGTCCACAAAAAAATTGAGTTGTACTTCTTCAAGTCCAGATCTAGAAAAAAAGCGTTGTCTGCTTTTAAGCACAAAAAGagcatctgattttttttccaccaaattTGACTAATGGTTAGGACACAGTCTTTacctttttcacagaatcattgaataATTTAGGAGGGGCTTGTGGAAGTCATCTAAAGCCAATAGGCGCTAAAAatcctgtgtgctgctgcattCTTTCATGAGTACACAATGACAGCCTGGGTTTATAGCTGCAATTTCCATCAAGCCATCATGGTTCTGAGTTACAGCTGAAATAAGCTCAGCAGGCATGACAGTGCTCATTTAGACATCATGGAAAGGGAGTGTCAGTAGAGAAACCCTTCCCTCTACCAAGTAAAAGTTAGAAGAGCTTTTTGGCACTAATTAAATCACAAACCTAACGATGTGAATTGCACATGGCAATGTGAGCACACACTTTTACATCACCTTGAGTGCCTCTATTGTGTTAAGGTTATATAGCAATCACTCAAATgtgcaattaatttttctgtcaaatttaAAAGGACTGTGTACCTCTTCCAGGGCAGATATTTGCTGAAAATTGACCTTCAGTACCTGTGTTTATGCCCATAAGATACCTTCTAGGAATGAAttgctgtgctttcttttgtgcagaaaagagagattgaatagaagaaatatgttttgctttttttcttttttttttctatcccaGCTAACAGAGGTCTACAGTTCATCTCCAGCTTTAGGACGTTACTTTAGGTCAGCTCAAGTGATTTCTTTCAGGTAAGCAATTTGTCAccaaaattatctgaaaattaCAGGCTTTGGATGAAATAAACACATaagcatgtatatatataggtTGTTTGGGGGAAAGTTAGGTTTATAGGTAGGCAAAACTGGTCAAAGGATTATCTGGTGTAAACGTAAAATGCTGCTAATAGTATATGACAGTAGCATTTTGTTGCTGTAAAGTATTCATCTCTGTTATTTTTGGTTCCAATTGTAGCCCTTAATAAACATATTCAATGATATTtattaaagggaaaattaattGGTGGAGACACTTAAAATTTAATTGGCTTAAATagtcttaaataaataaaacagggttcagggggaggagagaactgttttgtttccaaaagaGGTAAAGGCAACAGGAATATATACATGCCTCCTGTCATGGAGAAATAGCAGAGAGGCAAGGGAAGACAGTCAGAGAGCTTTCCCAAGGAGTTCTGAAAAGCTCGAttacaaaagaaattagaaagatGGGAGAAAATCAAGGAAAGTAGATTCACCAAGTCCCAAGGTCCTTGAGAGAGCAAGGGCGGAGATAGAGCTACCCTGGGATGTGGCAAGGAGCAGTCCTGAGGTCACTTTGCTCACTTGAGGGAATATGCTCCCTTGCACTGCCAGCCTTGGGCATGCCAATGCTGTTCCATGGTGAACTGTAGCTTCTAAGCCTTATTTCCTCTAAGCCTAAAAATTATGATTTAGACCAAGTACAAAGGTCTAGTTCTGCTAATATATTGATCAGCtgatctctccctctctgcctctttgtgtgtctctctcttgctgcctctctctttgttttcttttattttctcacattCAACTACTTTTTGTAATGTTTAAGTTCTGTGAGCACAAAATGTAACTGTTGAATTGTAGACGGTGGATGTAGAACGAAATCTCCAGAGGTGGTCTCCCGTTCACTGGTTTGTGTAATCCACTCCAGAGCTGAGTTAGGAGCACAGCTGGGTGTTCCCAGGTACtgctggcaggagagcagaCCTTTCTGCAGGTTCCTAGCTAAGCTATGTACATGATATTGCAACACCTCTTATCAGTGTGTACTTGTGAAGCAGGGGTGCTGAAAACCACACCCCATTAGGACACATGTCCAACTGCCCTTTGTGCATTTGAAAACATGTCCCTGGTTGGCTTCAAGTACATACCCAGTTTCAAGAGCTGTTCTGAGAAGGGAGGAGATCGGAGGACAAAACTGGAAGCTTTGATGacagttttcttttataatgcttttctttagaaaacattctaaaaaaaaaaaaaaatccatgtcaACATTGATATGTAAAGACAGtcttctcaaaaaaataaaacatccagGGGGAGCTTGAAGGCATTCATACctgactttgtttttcagtaatgaAAGCTCCACTGTAATTTATCAACTAGTGTTTTCTGTACCACCAACAACAGAAGGATTTATGGAAAACATTATGAACCCAGATTTTATAAGGAACATTTTACgtcaaaatatttatgatgAAGATGATACTTTTAATCCTGAGACATCTGAATGTGACAAGTTAAAGCTTGACCGAACTTCTCTTACATGTAAGTGCTGTACATTATAGAAACTGTTTCTTTACAAAGAGCAGAAGCATTTATGGtaaagaagggaaataattcTAGAAAAGTGTTGATATTTGTtaggaaatatattttgcaCAACAACATTAAGAACAGTGTAAAATAGTTTTGAGAAAGTCCTGCTATGCATAACTTATTACTGAGGATTCAATGTCAGGTGCTCTGATGAGAAAGGGAATAGTGATGAGACTGGTCAGCTATGGACTCCAACCAAACTCCTTAAATctattcttacattttttctaTACAAAGAAATTCTCCTCATATGTGTGTGTACCATAGTGGGgagacaaaaaatgaaaaatatttatccttATTGTATATTCATTTCTGAATACTTACAAACCAAATTTTAATCCAAGTAAAACAGGATAAGTAATTTGGGATTCGAtttctcaattttctttttcacagtcAAGGGTGAAAAAGACTCCtaatttttgtctctttggaagtttggggttttttttaaatttattatgcACAGAGATACCTTTTAAAATCACCAAATATTCATTCTCCTAGGTTTTCTAAGCAGTGATTCCAATGACTACCAGTGACTAGCCAGCGATTCCAACAAATTTATATTTGTCTTGATAGAAATGCCAGTATAAAAGTCCCATGAGCTTTGCAGTTATAATGAAAACAAGGCATGGAGCTTCTTCCCTCACCCTCAGTTTGCTAAGCCAAACTTATGTGCTTTCAGAGTAATCCTAGGCCAACACTTCAGCATGCAGTGTATATCGTGATTAACTCACattaaagtttcattttaattttaatattgtaCTGTTTTAACTTTCAGAGAAATGATGGAAAAGTTCCTCGTCTTCATCACCACCTGGAAGAGATGAGATCTCCTATCTGTTAGTaatcccagggcagggagctaTTCATTAGGTAGAAACACTTCTAGATACTGCCTGTGATGCAATATTGTAAATGTAATATGTGGCATATTTATAACAGTGTTGCATTCCTACACCACCACTACCTCCTTCTTAATTGTCCTGATACCTCAATAATCCATTTTGCCCTTGTGAAAATCATATATCTTCTCTGATGCATGCTCTGTTGACTTTGAAAGCTCTGCTTTGTCTTGTATGTTTAAATCTGAATGTTCTGTGCAAGCTTTAAAAGTGGTCTTGCACGTggctttcttcttctcttggTTTATCCAAAATTATCTACACGGCTTCACCCTTAATGCTCACTTTCACCCATACTGttacttttttctctcctaGCTTCATATGCCATGTTTTCCCATTGCTCCTTTCTTGTAAAACAGCCTGAaaacttttatatatatatattctttaatTACATGCAAGACCTTTGCACTAGATTCTCAAGAAAGCTTTAACTCTCCTTATTCATCCTAGAGTCTTCCTGGATAAGGTGGTATCTGctctatttttctcttcttctgtgtgaaatagaaaagaaggaagaaacatcGTGAAGAAACATGTCTTGTTCACTAACACATCTGAATGTCACAGGAATCTATCAAGGGTAAAATTAGCTGTGTGCTTTAATAATTAACTACTGCTATTAGTGAGTAGACAGATATTTCACCCACATTTGTAAATCTGAAGACAAACTAGTCTACTCCCTTAGCTATagtccctgtcccagcactggGGATAAAAATGAACAGATGCAAGATATTTGCCTTAATAAGGCAGCAAATAGTTGTTCTTGTTGATAAAAGATCAGATGAGATGGATCAATGCCAAGAGGAAGATGCTGAAGCAGACCGTGTAGATCAGCATGGCATGAGAGTTATAAACAGTACCTGGCTATGACCTGAAAATGAAGCATTAACTTTATGCAGAATGGAATGTATTCACTACCATGTTAGTGAAGTATACCTTcttgtaatttatttatagCCTGTTGGATAGACAGAcacattattttaagaaacattttgtattttaagaaataccTTATGGTAAATTGTGTTTTCTAATACTACTAGTTTATTTAAGGAGTAATCTGTCAATGTTATTAtgcattaaattatttttagtcttAAAGTGATTGTTTTCAAGCTCCATTCTTTCAGCTGCTTGAACTGGAAAATAACCTCTGGAATTCTAAATGCTGAGAGCTGTATGAAGCTTCTGTCTGACAGAGCTGTACACTCACACCCATAGTTGTTGTTGCGTGAGTTTTAGCTGAACTTGGGAAACATTCTGGACCAAATTAGTAGTTCACATAACTCTTTTATTTGTGGGTAATTCTGATCCCATCTTGAGTTGTAA from Chiroxiphia lanceolata isolate bChiLan1 chromosome 2, bChiLan1.pri, whole genome shotgun sequence includes these protein-coding regions:
- the C2H3orf52 gene encoding TPA-induced transmembrane protein isoform X3, which codes for MTTQLHPQSSGFSEPKETDHWKSCRNVVFWKCKLWMVITAIFLVIFLIILISLILYSNVYTDEDDYWDPDALLNSGNFHNFSGTLELMCGLPHFFSEDITKRLTEVYSSSPALGRYFRSAQVISFSNESSTVIYQLVFSVPPTTEGFMENIMNPDFIRNILRQNIYDEDDTFNPETSECDKLKLDRTSLT
- the C2H3orf52 gene encoding TPA-induced transmembrane protein isoform X4, producing MNCLRTCFRVRGPRTETEETKRQSSAQEHETIELREDNVEESEADHDKPLNAPTRKETDHWKSCRNVVFWKCKLWMVITAIFLVIFLIILISLILYSNVYTDEDDYWDPDALLNSGNFHNFSGTLELMCGLPHFFSEDITKRLTEVYSSSPALGRYFRSAQVISFSLSL
- the C2H3orf52 gene encoding TPA-induced transmembrane protein isoform X1, encoding MNCLRTCFRVRGPRTETEETKRQSSAQEHETIELREDNVEESEADHDKPLNAPTRKETDHWKSCRNVVFWKCKLWMVITAIFLVIFLIILISLILYSNVYTDEDDYWDPDALLNSGNFHNFSGTLELMCGLPHFFSEDITKRLTEVYSSSPALGRYFRSAQVISFSNESSTVIYQLVFSVPPTTEGFMENIMNPDFIRNILRQNIYDEDDTFNPETSECDKLKLDRTSLT
- the C2H3orf52 gene encoding TPA-induced transmembrane protein isoform X2; this translates as MNCLRTCFRVRGPRTETEETKRQSSAQEHETIELREDNVEESEADHDKPLNAPTRKETDHWKSCRNVVFWKCKLWMVITAIFLVIFLIILISLILYSNVYTDEDDYWDPDALLNSGNFHNFSGTLELMCGLPHFFSEDITKRLTEVYSSSPALGRYFRSAQVISFRTNTVLPSAGSPFWEPTDEVTSLRITLR